From Erigeron canadensis isolate Cc75 chromosome 8, C_canadensis_v1, whole genome shotgun sequence, one genomic window encodes:
- the LOC122610002 gene encoding leucine--tRNA ligase, cytoplasmic-like: protein MAETDSGRSFKRRDQLLEMEHQVREWWEDAQVFNAEANDQRPKEGDKFFGTFPFPYMNGYLHLGHAFSLSKLEFAAAYHRLRGANVLLPFGFHCTGMPIKASADKLRREIERFGNPPVFPSVEVEEIVSEPEPKANEGGNPEKFKGKKSKAASKTGRETYQWEIMRGYGLSDAEIATFQDPVQWLRFFPPLAVEDLKAFGLGADWRRSFITTDVNPFFDKFVRWQMRKLKRHGKIVKDLRYTIYSPLDGQPCADHDRASGEGVIPQEYTLIKMEVVPPFPAKFAHLEGKKVYLAAATLRPETMYGQTNSWVLPDGKYGAFEINEDEVFILTERAARNLAYQRQSRVHEKPTCLVELIGQDLIGLPLRSPLSFNEIIYCLPMLSVLTDKGTGIVTSVPSDSPDDFMALQDLKSKAPFRAKFGIKDEWVLPFEVIPIISHPEFGDKSAEKICVDMKIKSQNEREKLDAAKKVIYKGGFYEGTMIAGEYAGMRVQDAKTLIRSKLLELGEAVVYSEPEKKVMSRSGDECVVALTDQWYLTYGEGSWREAAEECLANMNLYSDETRHGFEHTLSWLNQWACSRSFGLGTRIPWDEEFLVESLSDSTIYMAYYTVCHLLQKGELFGADTSTVKPEQLSDDVWDYLFLSGPEPQSSNIPSSLLKKMRQEFEYWYPVDLRVSGKDLIQNHLTFCIYNHTAIFPKEHWPRGFRCNGHIMLNSEKMSKSTGNFRTLKQAIEEFSADATRFSLADAGDGMDDANFVFETANAAILRLTKERVWMEEVLAAESSLRVGPPSIYADRVFANEMNFAIKMTEKNYSDYMFREALKTGFYDLQAARDEYRLSCGSSGMNRDLLWRFMDVQTRLIAPICPHYSEYVWKKLLKKEGFVIKAGWPEAENPDLTLQKANRYLQDSITNFRKLLLKQASGGPKKGSNNKASVQSKPKVGLIYVNEQYEGWKRECLNILRDKFDSENRRFASDQEILQALQQSAIGQNGNFKQTQKQCMPFLRFKKDEVMTLGVQALDLKLPFGEIEVLQDNLELIRRQIGLDHVEILSAADPDAVLKAGRHASLLKQAPPSPGSPTSIFLTEDDMA from the exons ATGGCAGAGACCGATAGTGGGAGGAGTTTTAAGAGGAGGGACCAGCTTCTTGAGATGGAGCATCAAGTACGTGAGTGGTGGGAAGATGCTCAAGTATTCAATGCAGAAGCCAATGACCAACGGCCTAAAGAGGGTGACAAGTTTTTTGGGACCTTTCCCTTTCCGTATATGAATGGGTATTTGCACTTGGGGCATGCGTTTTCCCTATCCAAGCTTGAATTTGCTGCTGCCTATCATAGGCTTAGGGGTGCGAATGTGCTCTTACCCTTTGGATTTCATTGTACCGGAATGCCAATCAAGGCCTCTGCGGATAAACTTAGAAGGGAAATAGAAAGATTTGGGAATCCACCAGTGTTCCCTTCAGTGGAGGTGGAGGAGATTGTTAGTGAACCAGAACCTAAAGCTAATGAAGGAGGCAACCCTGAGAAGTTTAAGGGGAAAAAATCTAAGGCTGCATCAAAAACTGGTAGGGAGACTTATCAGTGGGAAATAATGCGGGGGTATGGTTTATCTGATGCTGAGATAGCCACATTTCAAGATCCTGTTCAGTGGCTTCGGTTTTTTCCTCCATTGGCTGTAGAAGATCTTAAGGCTTTTGGGTTGGGTGCTGACTGGAGGAGGTCGTTCATTACTACAGATGTAAACCCGTTTTTTGATAAGTTTGTGAGGTGGCAGATGAGGAAGTTGAAAAGACATGGGAAGATTGTTAAGGACTTGAGATACACAATCTACTCACCCTTGGATGGGCAGCCTTGTGCTGATCATGATCGGGCATCAGGAGAAGGTGTAATCCCTCAGGAGTATACACTCATTAAAATGGAGGTAGTCCCACCATTCCCTGCTAAATTTGCACATTTGGAAGGAAAGAAGGTCTATCTTGCTGCTGCAACCTTACGACCAGAGACCATGTATGGTCAAACCAATTCTTGGGTCTTGCCAGATGGGAAGTATGGAGCTTTTGAAATCAACGAAGATGAGGTCTTCATTTTGACTGAGCGAGCGGCTCGCAATTTGGCATATCAACGTCAGTCACGAGTACATGAGAAGCCTACATGTCTCGTAGAGTTGATTGGTCAAGATCTTATAGGGTTACCCCTTCGGTCACCGTTGTCATTCAATGAAATCATATACTGCCTTCCAATGCTCTCGGTGCTTACTGATAAGGGTACTGGAATAGTGACCAGCGTGCCCAGTGATTCCCCTGATGATTTCATGGCGTTGCAG GATTTGAAATCAAAAGCTCCTTTCAGGGCTAAGTTTGGTATAAAAGATGAGTGGGTATTACCTTTTGAGGTCATCCCAATCATTAGCCACCCTGAGTTTGGTGATAAATCTGCTGAAAAAATATGCGTTGACATGAAAATCAAGAGCcaaaatgagagagaaaagcTCGATGCTGCTAAAAAGGTTATCTATAAGGGTGGTTTTTATGAAGGAACGATGATTGCTGGTGAATATGCCGGGATGCGTGTTCAAGATGCTAAAACGTTGATCAGAAGCAAGCTTCTAGAACTTGGTGAAGCTGTTGTATACAGTGAACCTGAGAAGAAAGTGATGTCACGGTCAGGTGACGAGTGTGTTGTTGCCTTAACTGATCAATGGTATCTCACCTATGGTGAAGGTAGCTGGAGAGAAGCTGCAGAAGAGTGCTTAGCCAACATGAATTTATACTCTGATGAGACTCGCCATGGTTTCGAGCATACCCTGAGCTGGTTAAATCAATGGGCGTGCTCCAGAAGTTTTGGTTTGGGGACTCGTATTCCATGGGACGAGGAGTTTCTGGTGGAGTCACTATCTGATTCCACCATCTACATGGCTTACTATACAGTGTGTCATCTGTTACAGAAAGGAGAATTATTTGGTGCGGACACCTCTACTGTAAAACCTGAGCAGCTTAGTGATGATGTTTGGGACTATTTATTTCTTTCAGGCCCAGAACCTCAATCTTCAAATATTCCTTCATCACTTCTAAAGAAGATGAGACAGGAGTTTGAGTATTGGTATCCTGTTGATCTTCGTGTTTCTGGCAAGGATCTCATACAGAATCACCTTACGTTCTGTATCTATAACCACACCGCGATTTTTCCTAAGGAACATTGGCCTCGTGGGTTCAGATGCAATGGTCACATTATGTTGAACTCAGAGAAAATGTCAAAGTCAACCGGGAATTTTAGGACCTTAAAACAAGCTATTGAGGAATTCTCAGCTGATGCCACTAGATTCTCTCTTGCTGATGCTGGTGATGGAATGGATGATGCCAATTTTGTATTTGAAACAGCCAATGCAGCGATTTTGAGGCTTACAAAGGAGAGAGTGTGGATGGAGGAAGTTCTTGCTGCTGAGTCATCTTTAAGAGTGGGTCCGCCTTCTATTTATGCTGATCGTGTCTTTGCTAATGAAATGAACTTTGCCATAAAAATGACCGAAAAGAACTACAGTGATTACATGTTCCGTGAAGCTCTGAAAACTGGGTTCTATGATCTACAAGCTGCTAGGGATGAATATAGGCTTTCTTGTGGATCAAGTGGCATGAATCGTGATCTTTTGTGGCGGTTTATGGATGTTCAAACGCGGCTTATTGCTCCTATTTGCCCTCATTATTCTGAATATGTATGGAAGAAACTTTTGAAAAAGGAAGGGTTTGTGATTAAAGCTGGATGGCCTGAAGCTGAAAACCCTGATCTTACCCTTCAAAAGGCTAATAGATACTTGCAGGACTCTATTACTAATTTCAG GAAGCTTCTTTTGAAGCAGGCTTCTGGTGGGCCAAAGAAAGGTAGCAATAATAAAGCATCCGTTCAGAGCAAACCAAAAGTTGGCCTGATCTATGTCAACGAACAATATGAAGGCTGGAAAAGAGAATGCTTGAATATTTTACGCGACAAGTTTGATAGCGAAAACCGTAGATTTGCATCTGATCAGGAGATACTACAAGCATTGCAGCAAAGTGCAATTGGCCAGAACGGTAATTTCAAGCAAACACAGAAACAATGTATGCCTTTCTTGAGGTTTAAGAAGGATGAGGTCATGACACTTGGCGTTCAAGCATTGGATCTAAAGCTACCGTTTGGTGAGATCGAAGTTCTTCAGGACAATTTAGAGTTGATAAGGAGACAGATAGGCCTTGATCATGTGGAAATATTGTCTGCTGCTGATCCGGATGCTGTTCTCAAAGCTGGTCGGCATGCTTCTTTGTTAAAGCAAGCTCCACCATCACCAGGATCTCCTACCTCCATTTTCTTGACTGAGGATG